A window of the Nibribacter ruber genome harbors these coding sequences:
- the surE gene encoding 5'/3'-nucleotidase SurE, with product MAKKPLILVSNDDGITAPGIHTLVKVMRKIGDVVVVAPDGPQSGMGHAITIGDTLRLDRSLIFPELEAYECSGTPADCVKIAKHHVLRDRKPDLVVSGINHGSNSSISVLYSGTMSAAIEAAIEGLPAIGFSLCDYGHDIDFSHTEKYVEMITRQALEFGIPHGVALNVNFPKKSDKAIAGVRVCRQARAKWEEEFDERQDPMGRSYFWLTGKFVNFDKGADTDEAALAQNYVSVVPCQFDMTASHAIVQLNNEWNLDPGVKPTEGSKTLESGHEEG from the coding sequence ATGGCAAAGAAGCCTCTGATTTTAGTATCCAATGATGATGGCATTACCGCACCGGGCATTCATACGCTGGTAAAAGTAATGCGCAAAATAGGCGATGTGGTAGTGGTAGCCCCAGACGGACCGCAATCTGGCATGGGCCACGCCATTACCATTGGCGATACTCTGCGCTTAGACCGTTCCCTCATCTTTCCAGAACTGGAAGCCTACGAATGCTCCGGTACCCCCGCCGACTGCGTGAAGATTGCCAAGCACCATGTCTTGCGGGACAGAAAGCCCGACTTGGTGGTGAGCGGCATCAACCACGGCTCCAACTCCAGCATCAGTGTGTTGTACTCGGGTACCATGTCAGCGGCGATTGAGGCGGCCATTGAAGGCTTGCCGGCCATTGGTTTCTCTCTCTGCGACTACGGCCATGACATTGACTTCTCGCATACAGAAAAGTACGTGGAGATGATCACGCGTCAGGCCCTGGAGTTTGGTATTCCGCATGGCGTGGCCTTGAACGTGAACTTCCCTAAGAAATCTGACAAAGCCATTGCTGGCGTACGGGTGTGTAGACAGGCGCGCGCCAAATGGGAAGAAGAGTTTGATGAACGCCAGGACCCCATGGGCCGAAGCTACTTCTGGCTCACCGGTAAATTCGTGAATTTTGACAAAGGCGCGGATACCGATGAAGCTGCTCTGGCCCAAAACTACGTCTCTGTTGTCCCTTGCCAGTTTGACATGACTGCCTCGCACGCCATCGTTCAGCTCAACAACGAATGGAACTTAGACCCAGGTGTAAAACCTACAGAAGGCTCTAAGACCCTGGAAAGCGGCCACGAGGAAGGGTAG
- a CDS encoding zinc-dependent metalloprotease, whose translation MKKFLLTLGLIGSVAGASMAQGRTQPADSTRRVAGAAGMQGTAGQKAKPKPYADVITDKAVTKAGFFKTHKVDDKYFFELADSVLGRELLVVNRISKAGAEVRSASGYAGDQIGSAVIMFEKGPDDRIFMRKISYATYSPDSTKSMYQSVQRSNVQAIVAAFNIAAFAPGNKGTVIDVTDYIKGENEIFSFSNAAGKTRFRLGNFISDRSYIQNVRSFPQNVEVTTVKTYVLTPPTTGFGAAPAGGAGGSTLNGSSTIEINTSMVVLPKKPMQPRYFDPRVGYFAVGYTDFDANPQGVKEIEMVKRWRLEPKPEDMAKYKRGELVEPIKPIIFYIDPATPKQWVPYLIAGVNDWQKAFEKAGFKNAIIGKMAPTAKENPNWSLDDARHSAIVYKPSEISNASGPSISDPRSGEIMESHINWYHNVMKLVRDWYFIQAAAIDPRARKMEFSEELMGDLIRFVSSHEVGHTLGLRHNYGSSSTVPTENLRDKKWVEANGHTPSIMDYARFNYVAQPEDNISSKGIYPRIGDYDNWAIEWGYRVLPNAKNAQDEIAILNKMTVEKLKNRRNWFGTELNPDDPHSQNEDLSDNAMKASEYGIKNLQRTLAKLPEWTKEENEGYENLDNIYGQLTGQFNRYMGHVAKNIGGIYENPKTVEQEGFVYERTPAATQKEAMTFLDKQLFTTPTWLLSPAVLNNTGANPMVIISRSQQAVLNRLVSNSTLTKLIAAEAMDGTKAYKVTDFFTDMNGSIFKELKNKQAIDVYRRNLQKMYVQELIDLVKPAPAPTTAQAGGRGNAAPTMSLGQSDVISVAKAELRNINSMIKSASTQTDSLSNYHLQDLSDRITEALNPRG comes from the coding sequence ATGAAGAAATTCTTATTAACCCTTGGCTTGATTGGTTCCGTTGCCGGAGCCTCCATGGCCCAAGGCCGCACCCAGCCCGCCGATTCTACGCGCCGGGTAGCAGGAGCTGCCGGTATGCAAGGCACCGCTGGCCAAAAGGCCAAGCCGAAGCCCTACGCCGATGTGATCACGGACAAAGCCGTCACCAAAGCCGGTTTTTTCAAGACCCACAAAGTAGACGACAAGTACTTCTTTGAGCTGGCAGACTCTGTGTTGGGCCGTGAGCTTTTAGTGGTAAACCGTATCTCTAAAGCGGGTGCCGAAGTGCGTTCTGCCTCTGGCTACGCCGGTGACCAGATTGGTTCTGCCGTGATCATGTTTGAAAAAGGTCCGGATGACCGCATTTTCATGCGCAAGATCTCCTATGCCACCTACAGCCCAGACAGTACCAAGAGCATGTACCAGTCCGTACAGCGTTCTAACGTGCAGGCTATTGTAGCAGCCTTCAACATTGCCGCGTTTGCCCCAGGCAACAAAGGCACCGTGATTGATGTCACGGATTATATCAAAGGCGAAAACGAAATCTTCTCCTTCAGCAACGCTGCTGGCAAGACGCGTTTCAGACTGGGTAACTTCATCTCTGACCGCAGCTACATCCAGAACGTGCGCAGCTTCCCGCAGAACGTGGAAGTGACCACCGTGAAGACCTATGTTTTGACGCCTCCTACCACTGGTTTCGGGGCAGCCCCAGCCGGCGGCGCGGGCGGTTCTACCTTGAACGGTTCTTCTACCATTGAAATCAACACCTCTATGGTAGTGTTGCCTAAGAAGCCTATGCAGCCTCGCTATTTTGATCCACGCGTGGGTTACTTTGCCGTTGGTTACACAGACTTTGACGCCAACCCACAAGGCGTGAAGGAGATTGAGATGGTGAAACGCTGGAGACTGGAGCCTAAGCCTGAAGACATGGCTAAGTACAAGCGCGGCGAATTGGTAGAGCCCATCAAACCCATCATCTTCTACATTGACCCCGCTACGCCTAAACAATGGGTGCCTTACCTGATTGCTGGTGTAAATGACTGGCAGAAAGCCTTCGAGAAGGCCGGTTTCAAGAACGCCATCATTGGTAAAATGGCCCCTACGGCCAAGGAAAACCCTAACTGGAGCTTAGATGATGCCCGTCACAGTGCCATTGTCTACAAACCATCTGAGATTTCCAATGCCAGCGGTCCGTCTATCTCTGACCCACGCAGCGGCGAGATCATGGAAAGCCACATCAACTGGTACCATAACGTCATGAAACTGGTGCGCGACTGGTATTTCATCCAGGCCGCCGCCATTGACCCACGTGCCCGTAAAATGGAATTCTCTGAAGAACTGATGGGTGATTTGATCCGTTTCGTGTCTTCGCATGAGGTAGGTCACACGCTTGGTCTTCGTCACAACTACGGCTCTAGCTCAACGGTGCCTACAGAGAACCTGCGCGACAAGAAATGGGTAGAAGCCAACGGCCACACGCCTTCTATCATGGACTACGCCCGCTTTAACTATGTGGCGCAGCCCGAAGACAACATTTCTTCTAAAGGCATCTACCCACGCATTGGCGACTATGACAACTGGGCTATTGAGTGGGGCTACCGCGTGTTGCCTAACGCCAAAAACGCACAGGATGAGATTGCCATCCTGAACAAGATGACCGTGGAGAAACTGAAGAACCGCCGCAACTGGTTTGGTACAGAGTTGAACCCAGACGATCCGCATTCTCAGAACGAAGACTTGAGCGACAACGCCATGAAAGCCTCTGAGTACGGCATCAAGAACCTGCAGCGCACCTTGGCCAAATTGCCAGAGTGGACCAAAGAAGAGAACGAAGGCTACGAGAACCTGGACAACATCTACGGTCAGTTAACAGGTCAATTCAACCGCTACATGGGCCACGTGGCCAAGAACATTGGTGGTATCTATGAAAACCCGAAGACGGTAGAACAAGAAGGTTTTGTCTATGAGCGCACGCCAGCGGCTACTCAAAAAGAAGCCATGACGTTCTTAGACAAACAACTGTTCACCACGCCTACCTGGTTGTTGAGTCCAGCGGTATTGAACAACACCGGCGCCAACCCCATGGTGATCATCTCCAGAAGCCAGCAGGCGGTCTTGAACAGATTGGTAAGCAACAGCACGTTGACCAAACTGATTGCCGCTGAAGCCATGGACGGCACCAAAGCCTACAAGGTAACCGACTTCTTCACCGATATGAACGGCTCTATCTTCAAAGAACTGAAGAACAAGCAAGCCATTGACGTGTACCGCCGTAACCTGCAGAAGATGTACGTGCAAGAACTGATTGACCTGGTGAAGCCGGCTCCAGCCCCCACCACCGCCCAAGCCGGTGGCAGAGGCAACGCCGCGCCTACCATGTCGCTTGGTCAAAGTGACGTCATCTCTGTGGCCAAAGCTGAGTTGCGCAACATCAACAGCATGATCAAGTCTGCCTCTACCCAGACAGACTCTTTGAGCAACTACCACTTACAAGACCTTTCTGACAGAATCACAGAAGCATTGAACCCAAGAGGATAA